A single region of the Procambarus clarkii isolate CNS0578487 chromosome 59, FALCON_Pclarkii_2.0, whole genome shotgun sequence genome encodes:
- the LOC138353663 gene encoding uncharacterized protein → MNDDWLSERAILAPKNKYVYELNNIIQSNIQSEAVTYKSVDTVEEVDEVVNDPTEFFKSLDLPGISPHILQYIFGVPIIMLRNINQPKLCNATRLAVKNKISDVVEATILTGAFKGEDVLIPHEDIFSFLMRT, encoded by the coding sequence atgaatgacgattggctgagtgaacgagctattcttgcgcCCAAGAACAAATacgtctacgaacttaacaatattattcagtctaacattcagagcgaggcagtcacatacaagtctgtCGACACTGTTGAAGAAGTAGATGAAGTGGTTAatgatccaacagaattttttaaatcactcgatctgccagggatatcaCCACACATACTGCAATATAtattcggcgtgccaattatcatgttgcgaaatatcaaccagccaaaactttgcaacgccacgcggcttgcagtaaaaaacaAAATCAGCgatgtcgtagaagcaacaatcttgacaggagctttcaaaggtgaagatgtcctcattcctcatgAGGACATCTTCTCATTCCTCATGAGGACATga